TTCAGCTCTCCAGAGGATTTCTTATGACAGAAATCtgacaggaagagaagaaaggatACTGAACAACCACAAcatacacaacaacaataatgataacaacCATTATAACAATgataacaatagtaataataataatattattaataatcagaCCTTTGACTCCGTCGTAGAGGAACTCTTTGTCGCCACTGAATCCAAGACACTGGGCTCGTTTCTTGTGTTCAGCGTGAGAAGCTTTCAACTGATCAACATCTGAGTGATGACCCTccctctcttacacacacacacacacacacacacaaattaaaaacacaacttcaacCAAACACAAATGCATTCTTGATAACAACGCATGTgttattgtgtctgtgtgtgtttgtgtttactgtaGATCATCAGGAAgcgtccatctttgtttgtgtAGATCGCCACCAGGCAGTCGGAGCAGCTCTCGTACAGATCCAGGTCACCTGTGTCGTTGTAGGGTTGCACAACTCCATCCTTCTCCaccgctaacacacacacacacacaaacacacgtgttatctttttgatttatttgatctgttgtgttttagtacatgttatatatattaatattaaacaatGATTTAATTATAGTAATTCACTTTTACTGTACATTATCTTATTTATAAATAACTGTATTTAACCTTGACATTATACTTGAACTTTACTGTGTTCTCTTTGATCCTGTAGTGTATAATACTACAGTTTACTGTACTTGTACTGTACTTGTACTTGGGTTGATATctttttcagatgtttttatcGTAACAATGCAGCAGTAACACCTACTTTACTTTACTCTACTTTactgttttcttctcttgtgtgtttttctgtcagcATCCCTCATCGACTACAAACTGTTCAACTCCTCACACTcagatgttttgtgtgtctgcggcTACACTCACTGGCGCTGAGGCTCTGCAGCGTGTGGCGGTCGGAGACGCCAGCGGGGGACGACATCATGTTGAGGATGTAGTTGGTACATGAGTTGTCACTGAAagtaacacaaaacacaacaagttTTTACTAATGATGGAACAAGATcatgttcaaaataaaataatatgaactCTCCTGGATCAGGATCCAGAttaggatcaggatcaggatcaggatccgaATCCGGATCAGGATCCGAATccggatcaggatcaggatccggATCAGGAT
This is a stretch of genomic DNA from Limanda limanda chromosome 19, fLimLim1.1, whole genome shotgun sequence. It encodes these proteins:
- the LOC133025661 gene encoding saxitoxin and tetrodotoxin-binding protein 1-like translates to MTCVEKLLLVLLLALGSNAAALPDECDGLKKPLPAGDLHQIFGDWVLVWATTDIPEGWNMYPNITSSHVELRLHADNKTIEFNERNYHSDNSCTNYILNMMSSPAGVSDRHTLQSLSATVEKDGVVQPYNDTGDLDLYESCSDCLVAIYTNKDGRFLMIYKREGHHSDVDQLKASHAEHKKRAQCLGFSGDKEFLYDGVKDFCHKKSSGELKVES